A single genomic interval of Oncorhynchus mykiss isolate Arlee chromosome 13, USDA_OmykA_1.1, whole genome shotgun sequence harbors:
- the LOC110485277 gene encoding 5-hydroxytryptamine receptor 3A-like yields the protein MRPMDHSVLKCCLFSLFLLTVSASGTLSNSAVPTIQPLSNTASASQPANTATSSSATTPSCTTRRCLASMLIAKEARSPPQSPRCISIIRVPSIVYETLSVDTKNLRFESRLEVPLSWEDPDLSWNTSVYHHDVVVLPVSKIWTPELHVTNGVQTTMKHGNKDLLVHSNGTIEHMVIMNTVVGCEVNLYNYPFASDFCAIALNVWAISGCGMFLDFGNVSKTSANRGDWLTEEVELNAKGGRDDRNYLWVSLKMRSENPFLSLVLPSILIILADVGSFSLPLGESKRIPFKVKLVLSFIMFLNILKDLLPGGGQCSPIIRKHFCFCLVILVLSTLQSMVLTRLAKCGTLWPCSLSKSKDSLLKDTGNEEASEEEKNTALQKVVKFLNKMAAQDHKNAIHHRLANKVDLICFCIYLTVLIVYAVVILFFSFGSRCEINHLEFWH from the exons ATGAGACCCATGGACCACAGTGTGCTGAAATGTTGCCTCTTCTCCCTATTCTTGCTAACAG TATCTGCATCAGGCACTCTATCCAACTCAGCAGTTCCTACTATCCAACCACTATCTAATACAGCCAGTGCCTCCCAACCAGCCAACACAGCCACTTCATCCAGTGCAACGACACCCTCCTGTACAACACGTCGATGTCTGGCCAGCATGCTGATTGCGAAAGAAGCTCGGAGTCCGCCACAGTCTCCACGGTGCATCTCAATTATCCGTGTGCCGTCAATCGTGTACGAAACTCTGTCTGTC GATACAAAAAACCTCCGCTTCGAGAGTCGTCTGGAAGTCCCGCTG TCTTGGGAAGACCCTGATTTATCATGGAACACATCAGTCTATCATCATGATGTGGTGGTCCTGCCTGTCAGCAAAATCTGGACTCCTGAACTCCATGTGACTAATGG AGTGCAAACAACGATGAAGCACGGCAACAAGGATTTGCTGGTGCACAGCAACGGGACTATAGAGCACATGGTCATCATGAACACTGTGGTGGGCTGTGAGGTCAATCTGTACAACTACCCCTTCGCTTCAGATTTCTGTGCCATCGCCCTTAATGTGTGGGCAATTAGTG GATGTGGCATGTTCCTGGACTTTGGGAATGTGAGCAAAACTAGTGCAAACCGTGGGGACTGGCTAACCGAGGAGGTGGAACTCAATGCTAAAGGAGGCAGAGATGATCGCAactatctatgg GTGTCGCTGAAAATGCGGTCTGAAAACCCGTTTCTGTCCCTGGTCCTGCCCAGTATACTAATCATCTTGGCTGATGTGGGCAGCTTCTCCCTGCCGCTGGGAGAGAGCAAGCGCATCCCCTTCAAGGTTAAACTGGTTCTCAGCTTCATCATGTTCCTCAACATCCTCAAGGACCTTCTGCCTGGAGGAGGCCAGTGCAGCCCCATCATCC GAAAGCACTTCTGTTTCTGTTTGGTCATCCTGGTGTTGAGCACGTTGCAGTCTATGGTGCTCACACGCCTGGCTAAGTGTGGCACTCTCTGGCCCTGCAGCCTCTCCAAGTCCAAAGACTCACTGCTTAAAGACACAGGCAATGAAGAGG CCTCAGAGGAAGAGAAGAATACAGCCCTCCAGAAGGTGGTGAAGTTTCTCAACAAAATGGCTGCACAAGACCACAAAAATGCTATACACCATCGCCTTGCCAACAAAGTGGACTTGATCTGTTTCTGTATCTATCTCACCGTCCTCATCGTTTATGCAGTCGtcattttatttttctcctttggtTCTCGATGTGAGATCAACCATTTAGAATTCTGGCATTAA